A single window of Nitrospirota bacterium DNA harbors:
- a CDS encoding glycosyltransferase family 2 protein — MDSKAEAMQPTIACVVITKNEERNIADCLASARWADELIVVDAESADQTLELARASGAKVFVRPWPGFGLQKNFGMAQASSDWILILDADERVTEELRGEVRTCLGQWKPGAPVAYRIPRRNFFYGAWVRRAGVYPDYQVRLFRRGAAQYNDVAVHENLLVEGEIGTLAGHLDHYTERRIQDHFKKFGLYTTLAAQEKAKKVRTVGWIDLVFRPLVVFGKTYIVKQGFRDGVHGLIVCVFASMYTFVKYAKLWDVTRQAAAQLDRR, encoded by the coding sequence ATGGATTCAAAGGCTGAGGCGATGCAACCGACGATCGCGTGCGTGGTCATCACGAAGAACGAGGAGCGGAATATTGCCGACTGTCTGGCCTCGGCTCGATGGGCTGATGAGTTGATCGTGGTCGATGCCGAAAGTGCTGATCAGACCCTTGAGCTGGCTCGTGCCTCAGGGGCAAAGGTATTCGTGCGACCCTGGCCCGGCTTCGGCTTGCAGAAGAATTTTGGGATGGCCCAGGCCTCGTCCGACTGGATCCTGATTCTCGATGCCGACGAACGGGTGACCGAGGAACTGCGTGGAGAGGTGCGAACCTGCCTCGGTCAATGGAAGCCTGGCGCTCCCGTGGCCTATCGGATTCCCCGGCGGAACTTCTTTTACGGGGCCTGGGTGCGAAGGGCCGGTGTCTATCCCGATTATCAGGTACGTTTGTTTCGGCGGGGGGCCGCTCAGTATAACGATGTTGCGGTGCATGAAAATCTCCTCGTCGAGGGAGAGATTGGGACCTTGGCCGGGCATCTCGATCATTACACGGAGCGGCGCATTCAGGATCACTTCAAGAAGTTCGGCCTCTATACCACGCTCGCGGCACAGGAAAAGGCGAAGAAGGTTCGGACGGTCGGCTGGATCGATCTGGTTTTCCGTCCCCTGGTGGTTTTTGGCAAAACCTATATCGTGAAACAGGGGTTTCGCGATGGAGTGCACGGGCTCATCGTCTGTGTCTTTGCCAGTATGTATACCTTTGTGAAATATGCCAAGCTGTGGGATGTTACGAGGCAAGCTGCGGCTCAATTGGATCGCCGGTAG
- a CDS encoding glycosyltransferase family 1 protein, translated as MKIGFDANPMVGDMGGVGWHCYHLLRTMLAKQEGIDFVAYAKPGAERPDAVGAWPGVERLQWVNSSRWGMGKQGPSDQLDLYHGTNFRMQTVGRFGGVVTIHDLWLDRHPEFSKKMLGQWPSSFKTRQTALRARKTITVSEFSARELVELYGLKREHIRVIPNGVSEDFVPRLDEPAMAELRKRIGLKTARYVLFIGGADPRKNHQTFLEAAEKVRKKLGPRMLVLVGSPIHPFGNYEETARRRSLQEKVLCPGRLSTNDLQLLYSSADLFVFPSLYEGFGMPVLEAMACGVPVLTSNSTALAEVAGDAAVLADPQDAKALGEAMVRVLDDEPLRAALRVKGFERAKQFSWEQVAAKTIELYREVCGEMTVGKSKV; from the coding sequence ATGAAAATCGGCTTTGATGCAAATCCGATGGTGGGAGATATGGGCGGGGTCGGATGGCACTGTTACCATCTGCTCAGGACGATGCTGGCAAAGCAGGAAGGCATCGATTTTGTCGCCTATGCCAAGCCTGGCGCCGAGCGGCCTGATGCTGTGGGAGCATGGCCTGGCGTTGAGCGGCTTCAGTGGGTGAATTCAAGCCGCTGGGGAATGGGGAAGCAGGGTCCGTCCGATCAATTGGACCTGTACCATGGGACCAACTTCCGCATGCAGACGGTCGGGCGCTTTGGCGGAGTCGTCACGATTCATGATTTGTGGCTGGATCGCCACCCTGAGTTCTCGAAGAAGATGTTGGGGCAATGGCCCTCGTCTTTCAAGACGAGACAGACTGCATTGCGAGCCAGAAAGACCATCACGGTATCCGAGTTTTCCGCCAGAGAGCTTGTGGAGCTCTATGGGTTGAAACGCGAACATATCAGGGTGATTCCCAACGGCGTGTCGGAGGACTTTGTGCCACGCCTGGATGAGCCGGCGATGGCGGAATTGCGGAAACGGATCGGGTTGAAGACCGCTCGCTATGTCCTATTTATTGGAGGGGCAGACCCGCGCAAGAACCATCAGACCTTTCTTGAGGCGGCGGAGAAGGTGCGGAAGAAATTGGGACCCCGCATGCTGGTCCTGGTCGGTTCGCCGATCCATCCGTTCGGGAACTATGAGGAGACGGCCCGCAGGCGCAGTTTGCAGGAGAAGGTGCTTTGCCCTGGGCGGTTGTCCACGAACGATTTGCAGTTACTGTATTCCTCGGCCGATCTGTTTGTTTTCCCTTCCCTCTATGAAGGATTCGGGATGCCGGTGTTGGAAGCGATGGCTTGCGGGGTGCCGGTGCTCACGTCCAATTCGACCGCGTTGGCGGAAGTGGCGGGCGATGCAGCGGTGTTGGCAGATCCTCAAGACGCGAAGGCGCTGGGAGAGGCCATGGTCCGTGTGCTGGACGATGAGCCGCTACGAGCTGCGTTGAGAGTCAAAGGCTTCGAGCGGGCCAAGCAGTTTTCCTGGGAACAGGTGGCGGCTAAGACCATCGAACTATATCGGGAAGTGTGTGGGGAAATGACAGTCGGAAAGTCGAAGGTCTGA
- a CDS encoding glycosyltransferase family 4 protein: MARRILYVHGIGAIGGAERDLIALLKMLDRDKWEPHVVCPGTGPLLGQLQALAVPTHALTLPPWRKLFSFFQRRSAARRLGTLVGQLKPAMIHVNDIWWVPHTLRAVRYNPTSLPIVAHVRQEIEPAKVRRYELDRVDAVVAISRQIEQSLIAGGVSVSRVRTLYSGIDLSGNQPTADGQAICQMIGAPNGAVLLGTIANLFPRKGYEVMLRALPAIIRAVPAVHYVIVGSDEGGYADRLKRLAQELKIAEHVHMVGFQDPVQPFLAVLDLYVHPALMEGFGIAVVEAMAMGKAVVATTTGGLPEVVAEGETGLLVPPGDAESLAVTVVSLLEDKVRREQMGRNGMVRAQERFSLAASVMQMEQLYGEVLAVGKGRG, translated from the coding sequence GTGGCCAGGCGGATCCTGTATGTGCATGGAATTGGCGCCATCGGAGGGGCGGAACGCGATCTGATCGCCTTGCTGAAGATGCTCGATCGCGACAAGTGGGAGCCTCATGTGGTCTGTCCAGGGACCGGCCCATTGCTGGGTCAGCTTCAAGCCCTCGCCGTTCCCACTCATGCGTTGACTCTTCCCCCTTGGAGAAAACTCTTCTCCTTCTTTCAGCGCCGATCGGCAGCCCGTCGTTTGGGAACCCTCGTGGGGCAACTCAAGCCTGCCATGATTCATGTGAACGATATCTGGTGGGTGCCCCATACCCTGAGAGCGGTACGGTATAATCCTACCTCCCTGCCGATCGTGGCCCATGTGAGACAGGAAATCGAACCGGCGAAGGTGCGGCGCTATGAGCTGGATCGAGTCGATGCCGTGGTTGCGATCTCCCGGCAGATCGAACAGTCGTTGATTGCCGGAGGGGTATCGGTGAGCAGGGTCAGGACCCTCTATAGCGGTATCGATCTTTCAGGGAATCAGCCCACGGCAGACGGCCAGGCGATTTGTCAGATGATTGGAGCTCCGAACGGAGCCGTCCTTTTAGGCACCATCGCCAACTTGTTTCCACGAAAAGGCTACGAGGTCATGCTGCGGGCCCTTCCTGCAATCATCCGTGCGGTTCCCGCGGTGCATTACGTGATCGTGGGGAGTGATGAGGGCGGCTATGCCGATCGATTGAAGAGGCTTGCGCAGGAGTTGAAGATTGCCGAGCATGTGCATATGGTCGGCTTCCAAGATCCGGTTCAGCCGTTTCTGGCTGTCCTTGATCTGTATGTGCACCCGGCATTGATGGAGGGGTTTGGGATTGCAGTGGTCGAAGCGATGGCCATGGGGAAGGCTGTGGTTGCGACTACGACCGGGGGGCTTCCCGAAGTGGTGGCTGAAGGAGAGACCGGGTTGCTCGTGCCTCCGGGAGATGCCGAGTCATTGGCCGTCACTGTAGTTTCCCTCCTGGAAGACAAGGTGAGACGAGAGCAGATGGGCCGTAATGGAATGGTCCGTGCGCAGGAGCGATTTAGTCTTGCTGCATCCGTCATGCAGATGGAGCAGTTGTACGGGGAAGTATTGGCAGTAGGGAAGGGGCGAGGATGA